The DNA region TGGTGTTCACCGACGCCCGCACCGGGCGCCGATGGCGCCCGTCCCAACTGCGCCAGCGGGCCGCCCAGGTGCTGTGCTTCCTGCACGACGACTGCCGGCCCTGCGATGGTGTCCTGGCACGCCTCGACGAGCGCGAGGCGGACCTGCGCTGGTCGGACGCCGAGGTCCGGGCGGTGCGCGCAAGCCCCACCGACGGGCCCTTCCCGGTGCTGCTGGACCCGGAGGGGCGGGTCTGTCGTCGGCTCCTCGGCCCCGACGGGCGTCGCCCCACCCTGATCGTGACCGACCGCTACACCGCGGTGGCGGACGCCTATCCCGCGCCCGAGCACGCCTTTCCCGAGGTCGACACCGTGTTGCGGTCCCTGCGCCTGCTGGCCTGCGACTGCGAGTAGGCGCGGTCGGGGGCGGGGACCGGTCGAGACCCCCGGCACGTCGCGGTATACAAGGGAGGCAGACCTCGACGCGAAAACGGTGACGCATGAAGCTGGCGATCCTGTCCCGAGCTCCCGAGAGCTACAGCACGCGGCGGCTGAAGGCCGCCGCACACGAACGTGGGCACAAGGTGCGGGTGCTGAACACCCTGCGGTTCGCGATCGACCTCACCGGCGACGAGCCCGATCTCCAGTACCGCGGGAAGTCGTTGTCGCACTACGACGCGGTCCTGCCCCGCATCGGCGCGTCCATCACGTTCTTCGGCATGGCCGTGGTCCGCCAGTTCGAGCAGATGGATGTCTACACCCCCACCACCGCGGCGGGGATCGCCAACTCGCGCGACAAGCTGCGCGCCATCCAGATCCTGTCGCGCCACGACGTCAGCATGCCGGCGACCGCCTTCGTGCGCGACCGCGCCGACGTGCTGCCCGCGGTGGAACGCGTCGGTGGCGCACCGGTGGTCATCAAGCTGCTGGAGGGCACCCAGGGCATCGGGGTGATCCTCGCGCCGGACAAGAAGGTCGCCGAAGCGGTCATCGAGACGCTCCAGAGCACCAAGCAGAACGTGCTCATCCAGCGCTTCATCGCCGAGAGCAGGGGCAAGGACCTGCGCGCCTTCGTGGTCGGTGACCGCGTCGTGGCGGCGATGCGACGCAGCGCGCAGGGCGACGAGTTCCGCTCCAACGTGCACCGGGGCGGCTCGACGGAGATCGTCGAGCTGGACGAGGCCTACCGCACGGTGGCGGTCAAGGCGGCACAGATCATGGGCCTCAAGGTCGCCGGTGTCGACATGCTCGAAGGCGCGGACGGCCCGCTGGTGATGGAGGTCAACTCCTCACCGGGCCTGGAGGGCATCGAGACCGCCACCGAGCTCGACATCGCCGGTGCTATCATCGACTACATCGCCAACCAGGTGGCGTTCCCCGAGTTGGACGTGCGCCAGCGGCTCACCGTCAGCGCCGGCTACGGCGTGGCCGAGCTGCTCGTCCGGGAGGGCGCCGACATCCTGGGCAAGACCATCGCCGAGTCGGGCCTGCGGGAACGGGACGTCACGGTCCTGAACCTCACCCGCGACACCCGCGTGATCCCCAACCCCAAGGGGAGCCGCGAGCTGGAGGTCGGCGATCGTCTGCTGTGCTTCGGCAAGCTGGAGGCCATGCGTGACCTCGTCCCCGCCCGTCGGCGCAAGCGTGCCCGACCCAAGGTCCAACCGCTGCCCGACGACCCCATGCTCGGCGAGGACGACGAAGCCGGCGCGTGACGGCCTCGTCGCTGCCGGTGCCCGACCCCGGAGCCGGCGCGGGCGGTGGGCGGCGCTGACCGCCGTGGTGGTCCTGACCGCCTGCGGGGCGGGCGAAAGGCCGGCGGCCGGCGACCCCACGCGCCTCACGGTCTTCGCCGCGGCGTCGCTGACCGACGCGTTCGCCGAGCTCGCCGACGCCTTCGCGGCTGACCACCCCGGCGTCCGGGTCGACGTCAACGCCGCCGGCAGCCAGACCCTGGCCCACCAGATCAACCAGGGCGCGCCCGCTGACGTCTTCGCCTCGTCCGCGGCCGAGCAGATGGCCGTCGTCGAGGAGGCGGGCAACCTCGCCGCGCAACCCCGGGTGTTCGCCGCCAACCGCCTGGCCATCGCGGTCGAGGAGGGCAACCCGCGGGGGGTTCGGGGTCTGGCCGACCTCGCCGACCCCGACCTCGTGGTCGCGCTGCCCGGCGAACAGGTGCCGGCCGGGGCCCACGCCCGCCGCGTGCTCGACGCCGCCGGGGTCACGGTGGAACCCGCGACGCTGGAAGCCGACGTGCGCACTGCTCTGGGGCGGGTCGTGCTCGGCGAGGCCGACGCCAGCGTGGTGTACGCCAGCGACGTCGTCGCGGCGGACGGCCGGGTCGACGGGGTGGCCATCCCCGAAGGCGCCAACGTCACCGTCGCCTACCCCATCGCGGCGCTGGCCGGTCCGGCCGATCCCGCCGACGCGCGTGCCTTCGTCGCGTTCGTCCTCGGCGAGGAGGGGCAGGCCATCCTCGCCCGGCACGGGCTGCGGGCACCGTGAGACGCGATCGGCCGCCGGACGCCGACCACCGGCAGGGTGGCCTGCCCGCCCCGGTGCTGGCGCTCGGCATGGTCGGCCTGGCCCTCCTGCTGCTGCCCCTGGCGGGGCTGGTCGCCGGCACCCCGTGGCGCCAGGCGGGTGCGCTGCTTGGCGATCCCGCCGTCGGCGCCGCACTGCGCGTCTCGCTCATGTCCTCCCTCGCCGCGCTGGCGCTGGCCACCGTGCTGGGGTTGCCGCTGGCGCTGCTGTTCGCCCGCTACGACTTCCCGGGCAAGCGCATCCTGCGCGCCCTGGCGGTGCTGCCGATGGTGCTGCCCCCCGTCGTCGGCGGGGTGGGCCTCCTGCTCGCGTTCGGTCGCCGCGGGCTGGTCGGACGCCCGCTGGAGGCCCTGACCGGTGTCACCATCCCCTTCACCGGCGCCGCGGTGGTGCTCGCGGCGACGTTCGTGGCCATGCCGTTCCTGGTCGTCAGCGTGGAGTCCGGGCTGCGGATGCTGGACCGCCGCTACGAGGATGCCGCCGCCACGCTGGGCGCCAGCCGGTGGACGACGTTCCGGCGCGTGACCGTGCCCCTGCTGCTGCCGTCGCTTTCGGCGGGCATGGCCCTGTGCTGGGCCCGCGCCCTCGGGGAGTTCGGGGCGACGATCACCTTCGCCGGCAACCTGCCGGGTCGGACCCAGACCATGCCCCTGGCGGTCTACCTGGAGCTGGGCCGCAACCCCGAGGCGGCGTACCTGCTGAGCCTGGTCCTCCTGGCTGTGTCGGTGCTGGTGCTCGTAGCGCTGCGCGACCGGTTCCTGGGTGGCTCATGAGCCTTTACGCCCGCGTCGCGCTGGCCCATGGCGACCTGCGCCTGGACGTCACCATCGCCGTGGCCGCCGGTGAGGTCGTCGCCGTCCTGGGCCCCAACGGGGCCGGCAAGACCAGCCTCCTGCGGGCCCTGGCCGGACTCCTGCCGCTTGCCGACGGACGGGTGGTCCTCGACGGGCGGACGCTCGAGGACCCCGCCGCGAACGTCCGCGAACCCGCCGCGCGCCGCGCCGTCGGCATGGTCTTCCAGGACCAGGTGTTGTTCCCCCACCTGTCCGTGATCGACAACGTGGCCTTCGGGCTGCGCTGCCGCGGGGCGGGCAGGATCCAGTCGCGCTCCGCCGCCGCGGCCTGGCTGCAGCGTGTGGGATTGTCCGCCCAGGCCGGTCACCGACCGCGGGCCCTGTCCGGAGGGCAGGCGCAGCGGGTGGCGCTGGCCCGCGCGCTAGCCAGCGCCCCGGACCTGTTGCTGCTCGACGAGCCGATGGCCGCCCTGGACGTCGAGGCCCGCCAGACGGTGCGCCGCGAGCTACAGGCCCACCTGGACGCGTTCGCCGGTCCGTGCCTGCTGGTCACCCACGAGCCGCTGGAGGCACTGGCGCTGGCCGACCGGTTGGTGATCCTGGAGGGCGGCACGGTCGTGCAGGACGGCCCCGCCGCCGACGTCGCCCGGCGACCGCGTTCGGACTGGGTGGCACGCCTGGTCGGCCTCAACCTCTACCGCGGTGTCGCGGCCGGCCACGACATCACCCTGACCGAGGGTGCGCGCCTGCACAGCGCGGACGCCGGCGACGGCGACGTCTTCGCGGTCGTGCACCCCCGCGCGGTGGCGCTGCACGTGGCACCACCGAGCGGCAGCCCCCGCAACACCTGGCAGGGCACCGTCGCCGCGATCGACCTGCACCGCGACCACGTCCGGGTGCACATCACGGGACCGCTGCCGATCGTGGCGCAGATCACCCCCGGCAGCCTCGCCGAGCTCTCCCTGCGTGAGGGGGTCGCGGCCTGGGTGTCGGTCAAGGCTTCCGAGGTGGAGCTGTTCCCTCGCTGACCCCCGCCCCGCGGGGGCGCCGAGACGGTCAGCCCTCGGCGCGGTCGGGGGCGGGGTAGGCGGGCAGCCCGTCGATGCTGGACGCATTGCGCTCGGCCCGGTAGGCCACCAGACCGTCGGGTCCCTTCTTCTCGCTCCACCGGTCGAGCACGTCGCGGGGGCCCTGAACCTCCAAGAGGGGCACGCCGTACCCGCAGGACGACGAGATGCGCGTCACCGCCACGCGGATGTAGGCGCGGGCGCCGACGTGCGGCGGGAAGCGCTGGTCGAGCGTCGCGTACGCCGGCTCGTCGGGCAGCACCACCTGGCCGCGGCCGTGGAGCCGCACGATGCGCGGGGGACCCGAGAACGCGCAGGCCATCAGCACGATGCGCCCGTTGTCGCGCAGGTGCGCAATGGTCTCCGAGCCGCTGCCGGTGAGATCCTGGTAGGCGACCTCGTGCGCACCGAGCACCCGTAGGGTGTCCATGCCCTTCGGCGACACGTTCACGTGCCCGTCGAGCGCTCCCGGCGCAGTCGCGACGAAGAACACCGGCTGCGCCTCGAGCCACGCGCCCAGCTTCGGGTCGATGCGATCGATCTGCTCGGCCATCCCCCGCACGCTACCGCGTCGCCGGCGACATGCCCATGGCGCGCAGGGAGCGCCTGTCCATCCGACAACGTCCCGCCCCCGTTGCATCAGAATAGGCTTGCCGACCTACCGGAGGTCATCCATGAAGAAGGTCCTGTTCGGTCTCGTGGTGCTGCTCGCCGTGGCGGCGCTGGCCGTGGAGCTGGTCGCTCCGCAGCTGGCGAGCGCCCGCATCGAGGAGCGGGTCCAGGAGCAGACCGCGGGCGCGCTGGGCGTGTCCGCGCGGGTCGGTCCGTTCCCGGTGGTCACCCGGCTGCTCGCCACCAACGAGGTGCCGCGCCTGAGCGTCACCATCGACGAGGTCGTCGGGCAACAGCTGCCGGTGGCGGCGGTGCGCTTCGAGCTCGAGGGCGTGTCGCTGGACCGCGACGCCCTGTTGGGCGGGCAGGTGCGGGTGCGCGCCATCGACCGCGGGCGGGTCACCGCCGTGCTGGACCCCAACGTGCTGACCGACGCCCTCGGCGTGCCCGTGCGGATCGAGGACGGCCAACTCGTGGTGGAGATCGCCGGCACCCGGCGCACGCTGCCCTTGGACGTGCAGGGCGGCGCCGTGCGCCTGCCCGCCGGCTTGCCCGACATCGCACTGCCCGACATCCTGCCGTGCGCCCCCGACGAGACGGCCACAGGCGGTGACCGCATCGAGCTGTCCTGCACCATCGACGTGCCGCCGCCCTTCCTGCAGTAGCGCGCCGGAGCGGCTAGATCCAACCCCGCTCGGCGGCGATGCGGGCCGCATCGAACCGGTTCCTGGCGCCGACCTTGGCCATGGCCGTGGACAGGTAGTTGCGAACCGTGCCCGCCGCGAGGGAGACCTGCTCGGCGATGGCCGCCACCGGCCCCCCCTGCATGGTGAGCCGGAGCACCTGCGCCTCCCTGGGGGTCAAAGGGGACTGCGGCACGGTCAGGGCGCGGGCGGCGACCTCCGGGTCGATGTAGCGGTTGCCCATCTGCACGTCACGCAGGATGCTGACGAGGCGCTCGGCCGGCGTGGTCTTGGGGACGAACCCCTGCACCCCCGCCTGCAGGGCGCGGCGCAGCACCGCGGGGCGTGCCTGACGGGTCACGATGACGATCGGCACGTCCATGCGCGCGCGGATGTCCGCAGCGGCCTCGATGCCGTCCCTGCCCGGCATGAGCACATCGAGCACCACGATGTCGGGCCGGTGCTCCAGGGCCTGTGCCACGGCGCAATCGCCGTTGCCGACCGCGGCCACGACCTCGACGTCCGCCTCCTGCTCGAGCAGGGCGACGAACGCCCCCCGAAACAGGTCCTCCTCGTCCGCCAGCACGATTCTCACGGCGGGGGAAGGTGGCGTCGCCCGCGTGCGCTCCAACAGAACATGGTCATCGTTGTCTCCCATGAGAACTACACCGGTGTGCAGTATACGGGGGGGCCTGCGCGCGCGAACCCGTACGCTGTGGTGGTGACCTCGATCGAGGGTCGGCGCCGTCCGTGGCGCCGCCGAGCCGTCCTGGGAGGGCCGCTGCGCATGAGGGTCCGACGCGTGTCGGTGGTGGTGCTCGTGCTCGTCGCTGTGGCGTGCTCCTCGGACGATACCGGATGGACGAGCCGCGCCGTCGGTGACGTGGTGTTCGACCACCCGCGCGCCTGGGTCGTCTACGAAGACGAGGACACCCGCATCGAGGACGCCCTGGTCGAGGTCGTCGACCAGGACAACAACGGCGTCGCCGTCTACCGCTACCGCAACACC from Egibacteraceae bacterium includes:
- a CDS encoding ABC transporter ATP-binding protein, whose protein sequence is MSLYARVALAHGDLRLDVTIAVAAGEVVAVLGPNGAGKTSLLRALAGLLPLADGRVVLDGRTLEDPAANVREPAARRAVGMVFQDQVLFPHLSVIDNVAFGLRCRGAGRIQSRSAAAAWLQRVGLSAQAGHRPRALSGGQAQRVALARALASAPDLLLLDEPMAALDVEARQTVRRELQAHLDAFAGPCLLVTHEPLEALALADRLVILEGGTVVQDGPAADVARRPRSDWVARLVGLNLYRGVAAGHDITLTEGARLHSADAGDGDVFAVVHPRAVALHVAPPSGSPRNTWQGTVAAIDLHRDHVRVHITGPLPIVAQITPGSLAELSLREGVAAWVSVKASEVELFPR
- a CDS encoding ABC transporter permease; the encoded protein is MRRDRPPDADHRQGGLPAPVLALGMVGLALLLLPLAGLVAGTPWRQAGALLGDPAVGAALRVSLMSSLAALALATVLGLPLALLFARYDFPGKRILRALAVLPMVLPPVVGGVGLLLAFGRRGLVGRPLEALTGVTIPFTGAAVVLAATFVAMPFLVVSVESGLRMLDRRYEDAAATLGASRWTTFRRVTVPLLLPSLSAGMALCWARALGEFGATITFAGNLPGRTQTMPLAVYLELGRNPEAAYLLSLVLLAVSVLVLVALRDRFLGGS
- a CDS encoding response regulator transcription factor translates to MRIVLADEEDLFRGAFVALLEQEADVEVVAAVGNGDCAVAQALEHRPDIVVLDVLMPGRDGIEAAADIRARMDVPIVIVTRQARPAVLRRALQAGVQGFVPKTTPAERLVSILRDVQMGNRYIDPEVAARALTVPQSPLTPREAQVLRLTMQGGPVAAIAEQVSLAAGTVRNYLSTAMAKVGARNRFDAARIAAERGWI
- a CDS encoding LmeA family phospholipid-binding protein; its protein translation is MKKVLFGLVVLLAVAALAVELVAPQLASARIEERVQEQTAGALGVSARVGPFPVVTRLLATNEVPRLSVTIDEVVGQQLPVAAVRFELEGVSLDRDALLGGQVRVRAIDRGRVTAVLDPNVLTDALGVPVRIEDGQLVVEIAGTRRTLPLDVQGGAVRLPAGLPDIALPDILPCAPDETATGGDRIELSCTIDVPPPFLQ
- the modA gene encoding molybdate ABC transporter substrate-binding protein, whose amino-acid sequence is MVVLTACGAGERPAAGDPTRLTVFAAASLTDAFAELADAFAADHPGVRVDVNAAGSQTLAHQINQGAPADVFASSAAEQMAVVEEAGNLAAQPRVFAANRLAIAVEEGNPRGVRGLADLADPDLVVALPGEQVPAGAHARRVLDAAGVTVEPATLEADVRTALGRVVLGEADASVVYASDVVAADGRVDGVAIPEGANVTVAYPIAALAGPADPADARAFVAFVLGEEGQAILARHGLRAP
- a CDS encoding pyridoxamine 5'-phosphate oxidase family protein, with the protein product MAEQIDRIDPKLGAWLEAQPVFFVATAPGALDGHVNVSPKGMDTLRVLGAHEVAYQDLTGSGSETIAHLRDNGRIVLMACAFSGPPRIVRLHGRGQVVLPDEPAYATLDQRFPPHVGARAYIRVAVTRISSSCGYGVPLLEVQGPRDVLDRWSEKKGPDGLVAYRAERNASSIDGLPAYPAPDRAEG
- a CDS encoding RimK family alpha-L-glutamate ligase, with the translated sequence MKLAILSRAPESYSTRRLKAAAHERGHKVRVLNTLRFAIDLTGDEPDLQYRGKSLSHYDAVLPRIGASITFFGMAVVRQFEQMDVYTPTTAAGIANSRDKLRAIQILSRHDVSMPATAFVRDRADVLPAVERVGGAPVVIKLLEGTQGIGVILAPDKKVAEAVIETLQSTKQNVLIQRFIAESRGKDLRAFVVGDRVVAAMRRSAQGDEFRSNVHRGGSTEIVELDEAYRTVAVKAAQIMGLKVAGVDMLEGADGPLVMEVNSSPGLEGIETATELDIAGAIIDYIANQVAFPELDVRQRLTVSAGYGVAELLVREGADILGKTIAESGLRERDVTVLNLTRDTRVIPNPKGSRELEVGDRLLCFGKLEAMRDLVPARRRKRARPKVQPLPDDPMLGEDDEAGA